From one Musa acuminata AAA Group cultivar baxijiao chromosome BXJ2-6, Cavendish_Baxijiao_AAA, whole genome shotgun sequence genomic stretch:
- the LOC135615622 gene encoding nod factor hydrolase protein 1-like, which yields MAWREHIAFLLLITLFFPSIFSLSNCAVAARRTLMGQPAVKAGYWPTWTFSYSPPSSVQFSYFTHVFYAFVQVDSATFGLAIAADDDRMLRNFTAAIHAHPPVKSLLSIGGGDSNSAFAALAADPASRSAFINSTITVAREYGLDGLDLDWEFPKDAKEMDDFSALLLEWQAAVVSEAAATGRPRLLLTAAVYFAPRFFLSDDQRSYPIEQMATALDWINAMCYDFHGSWDTTATGEHAALYDPNSNISTSYGLESWVAAGMPKKKVAMGMPLYGKSWKLKDPSQNGIGAPAVGVGPGENGVLVYSAVVAFNKNTSATVVHDEVTTAAYSYAGTSWIGYDDPWSVTRKINYAQRLGIGGYFFWAIGYDKDWSVSRTAWRAWKNK from the exons ATGGCGTGGAGAGAACACATTgccttcctcctcctcatcaccCTCTTCTTCCCTTCCATCTTCTCTTTGTCAAATTGTGCTGTTGCAGCAAGGCGAACGCTCATGGGGCAACCTGCGGTCAAAGCAGGCTATTGGCCGACATGGACGTTCTCTTATTCTCCACCCTCCTCCGTTCAGTTCTCCTACTTCACCCACGTCTTCTACGCCTTCGTCCAGGTCGATTCCGCCACCTTCGGGCTCGCCATCGCCGCCGACGACGACCGCATGCTCAGGAACTTCACCGCCGCCATCCACGCTCACCCACCCGTCAAAAGCCTGCTCTCGATAGGCGGCGGCGACAGCAATTCCGCCTTCGCGGCGCTAGCCGCCGATCCCGCCTCCCGCTCCGCCTTCATCAACTCCACCATCACCGTCGCCCGCGAGTATGGCCTCGACGGCCTCGACCTCGACTGGGAGTTCCCAAAGGACGCCAAGGAGATGGACGACTTCAGCGCGCTCCTCCTCGAGTGGCAAGCCGCGGTGGTGTCCGAGGCTGCGGCCACCGGCCGCCCGCGCCTCCTCCTCACGGCGGCCGTCTACTTCGCGCCGCGCTTCTTCCTCAGCGACGACCAGAGGTCGTACCCGATCGAGCAAATGGCCACGGCGCTCGACTGGATCAACGCGATGTGCTACGACTTTCACGGCTCCTGGGACACGACGGCCACCGGCGAGCACGCGGCGCTGTACGACCCGAACAGCAACATAAGCACGAGCTACGGGCTGGAGTCGTGGGTGGCCGCCGGAATGCCGAAGAAGAAGGTGGCGATGGGCATGCCGCTCTACGGGAAGTCGTGGAAGCTCAAGGACCCGAGCCAGAACGGCATCGGCGCGCCGGCGGTGGGAGTCGGCCCCGGGGAAAACGGGGTGCTCGTGTACTCCGCGGTGGTGGCGTTCAACAAGAACACAAGCGCGACGGTGGTGCACGACGAAGTGACGACGGCGGCTTACTCCTACGCCGGGACGAGCTGGATCGGCTACGACGATCCGTGGTCGGTGACGAGGAAGATAAACTATGCCCAGCGGCTCGGCATCGGCGGCTACTTCTTTTGGGCAATCGGATACGACAAAGATTGGAGTGTCTCCAGAACAG CTTGGCGTGCATGGAAAAATAAGTGA
- the LOC103989477 gene encoding inorganic phosphate transporter 1-4-like encodes MAGEQLQVLNALDVAKTQWYHFTAIIIAGMGFFTDAYDLFSISLVTKLLGRVYYHVDGSPTPGTLPPNVSSAVNGVAFVGTLSGQLFFGWLGDKLGRKRVYGMTLLLMIISSVASGLSLGHTSKGVMSTLCFFRFWLGFGIGGDYPLSATIMSEYSNKRTRGAFIAAVFAMQGFGILAGGMVTIVVSGIFKNRFPAPAYAVDPIGSTVPQADYVWRIILMFGAVPAVMTLYSRLKMPETARYTALVARDAKQAAADMSKVLQVELEDEAAKVQQITTAQSNNYGLFSKAFLRRHGAHLLGTTTTWFLLDIAYYSQNLFQKDIFSAIGWIPKNTTMNALEELYRIARAQTLIALCGTVPGYWFTVAFIDVLGRFTIQLLGFFMMTVFMLGLAIPYHHWTTPGNQIGFIVMYGFTFFFANFGPNSTTFIVPAEIFPARVRSTCHGISAASGKLGAIVGSFGFLYLAQSQDPAKVDAGYSTGIGVRNSLFMLAGCNILGCLFTFLVPESKGKSLEEMSGEKEEEEEQQVQAGSNGSTLPV; translated from the coding sequence ATGGCCGGGGAGCAATTGCAGGTCCTGAACGCCCTCGACGTCGCCAAGACGCAATGGTACCATTTCACGGCCATCATCATCGCCGGCATGGGCTTCTTCACCGACGCCTACGACCTCTTCTCCATCTCTCTCGTCACCAAGCTTCTAGGCCGCGTCTACTACCACGTCGATGGCTCCCCCACCCCGGGGACACTCCCTCCTAACGTCTCCTCTGCCGTCAACGGCGTCGCCTTCGTCGGCACCCTCTCCGGCCAGCTCTTCTTCGGCTGGCTCGGCGACAAGCTCGGCCGCAAGCGAGTCTACGGCATGACGCTCCTGCTCATGATCATCTCCTCCGTCGCCTCCGGCCTCTCCCTTGGCCACACCTCCAAGGGCGTCATGTCCACCCTCTGCTTCTTCCGATTCTGGCTCGGCTTCGGCATCGGCGGCGACTACCCCCTCTCCGCCACCATCATGTCCGAGTACTCCAACAAGAGGACCCGCGGCGCGTTCATCGCGGCCGTTTTTGCGATGCAGGGCTTCGGCATTCTTGCAGGCGGAATGGTCACCATCGTCGTCTCCGGCATCTTCAAGAACCGGTTCCCGGCGCCTGCGTACGCCGTCGACCCGATCGGATCCACGGTGCCTCAGGCCGACTACGTGTGGCGCATCATTCTCATGTTCGGAGCCGTGCCGGCGGTGATGACTTTGTACTCCCGGTTGAAGATGCCGGAGACCGCCCGCTACACCGCGCTCGTGGCCAGGGACGCGAAGCAAGCAGCGGCGGACATGTCGAAGGTCCTCCAGGTAGAGCTGGAGGATGAGGCGGCGAAGGTGCAGCAGATCACCACCGCCCAATCCAACAACtacgggctcttctccaaggcctTCCTCCGCCGCCACGGCGCCCACCTGCTAGGCACTACCACCACCTGGTTCCTCCTCGACATCGCGTACTACAGCCAGAACCTGTTCCAGAAGGACATCTTCAGCGCGATCGGCTGGATTCCGAAGAACACCACCATGAACGCGCTCGAGGAGCTCTACCGCATCGCCCGGGCGCAGACGCTGATCGCCCTCTGCGGCACCGTGCCGGGCTACTGGTTCACGGTGGCCTTCATCGACGTCCTCGGCCGCTTCACTATCCAGCTCCTCGGCTTCTTCATGATGACCGTCTTCATGCTCGGCCTCGCCATCCCCTACCACCACTGGACCACCCCCGGCAACCAGATCGGCTTCATCGTCATGTACGGCTTCACCTTCTTCTTCGCCAACTTCGGGCCCAACAGCACCACCTTCATTGTGCCGGCGGAGATCTTCCCCGCGCGAGTGCGGTCCACCTGCCACGGCATCTCGGCGGCGTCAGGCAAACTGGGGGCGATCGTCGGCTCTTTCGGGTTCCTCTACCTGGCGCAAAGCCAGGACCCGGCAAAGGTGGACGCTGGCTACTCGACCGGCATCGGAGTGAGGAACTCGCTGTTCATGCTCGCCGGATGCAACATCTTGGGCTGCTTGTTCACCTTCCTGGTGCCGGAGTCTAAAGGCAAGTCACTGGAGGAGATGTCCggcgagaaggaagaggaggaagagcagCAGGTGCAGGCGGGCAGCAACGGCAGCACTCTCCCAGTTTAG